One Burkholderia vietnamiensis LMG 10929 genomic window, CGCATGCGCATCGTCATCACGGTGTGCGACAGCGCAGCCGCGGAACAATGTCCGTTCTGGCCGGGCGCTCCGGTCAAGGTCCACTGGGGCTATGCCGATCCGTCGAATGCGCCGGGCGGCGATGACGGCAAGCGGCAGGCGTTCGAACTCACGCGCGAGGCCATCGGCTATCGCATGCTGCAATTGCTCGCCCTTCCGCTCGACCGTCTGAGCGATGCCGAACTCCTGCACGCGCTCGACGGCATCCTGAAAAGCTGAGCGCTCCTTTTGCGAATCGCCCCATGACCGCTACCGACCTTACCGCTTCGAACAAGCCGCCC contains:
- a CDS encoding arsenate reductase ArsC: MTTTNVLILCTHNSARSVLAEGMLNHWAQKLGKDVRAYSAGSAPSGRVNPFALEALANAGVDTRDYRSKSWDEFAADDAPRMRIVITVCDSAAAEQCPFWPGAPVKVHWGYADPSNAPGGDDGKRQAFELTREAIGYRMLQLLALPLDRLSDAELLHALDGILKS